ATTTACTACGTTTATCAGAGCAGGTAAGAAGGATGCGAAGGATGCGCGATCGGATTTTCCGCAATTTTGCCGAGGCGAGATGGCACTATCATCGAACCTGTTCCAGaacgttattttaatttaaataacaatacttGAGGCTGTGTGCCTtttcacagaaaaatattgagaGATATATCTGCTATATCGTTATCTTTTCtcaattgttaaattataaatttgttaaagttaaaattgacgTGTCCAAAACAGTTTTGTGCTGTAAAAGAATTTCTGAAACGTGTCAACGGGATGTTTTAAAAAGAGTTTTCCAACGGGGAAACGTGTAACGCGTGAAGTAAAAGGGGCGTCTCACGATCGCGGTACAATTTCGGACAATTTTTCCGTGTCTCAGGGTATCGGCTACAACTTCGACTTCAAGCTGTCGTACAAGTTCCTGAGAAGAAGCGAGGCGCATCTCAGATACGGAAACAGCAGTATGTCCACATGGCGTGGCGAGCTGGTGAACGGCACGTACTGCGATCGCGTCCTCACCAAATGCGATACCAGGGCCTGCCGGCTGCAGTCGCCGAATTATCCCGGAGTTTACCCCAGGAATGTCACTTGCTACTATCGGGTGGAGCAAAACCGCGCGCCGGTGGGTCATCGGGCTTTACTCGCCGTTAGTCAACGGAACAGTCACAAGATACACATTAAGGACCAGGTCGTGAAGTACGACAGAAGTCAACGAGTGCTGAGGTAAATGAACGCTATGAAACGCTAATAAAGTTTCGATATTcagttaatgaaatatttaatcgtCGAATGAATACGCTATCAGTAATTTCGCGAGCGTATATTTTCTATGCTAGACAAACCGAGATGTTTCGAGGAGGACAAATGTAAGATAGCATACGGAGAATATAGATCTTTCACATACAAGTAAAATTCGCGTGCTTTTCAAGGGTGTGGGATCAGTGCAACGTCGTGCAGGATTACTTAACGGTATATGACGGAGGTTCAACCTCAGACCGAGTGCTCGTAAGGCTGTGCGGAGGAGATGCAGTGCCAGACATCATCAGCAGTCACAATACGATGTTGTTAGAGTTCCACACGTCCCCGTACGACAATCCGTTTCATCCGGTACCACTGTCTTTCCTGCCAGGATTTGAGCTCGAAGTTCAGGTAACGCTCGCGGACAACGTCTTATCTTATGACGTAATTACGTCAATATCTTATAACGTAATATCGTCACAGGTTGGTTGAAAAAAGTACGACAGTTGCAATTCGTGAAGCTATAATAATTAGATTCCCTCTTTTATTAAATCGTTAAGggtttattaacaaaatttatgtgtttatatttcatttaaatataaatctacattaaatatatcataatatatatcgatatcattttttattcacgCTCTTGTGCACAGGTCATCTTCGTCGATGAAAAGTCTCGAAGTTTTGTTAAGGAAAACGACAACTgcgatttttatatatccGGTGATGAGAACTCGTCGGGCATTCTGGAAAATCCGAAACACTCTTTGCCGCCGAACACAACTTGCCGTTATCACTTCCAAGGGAAACTCAATGAAATCGTTTGGTTATCGTTCGTTAAATATTACGCCGCCAGCGTGGAGGCTGCCGCGAGTATCGACACTACCGCTGATTGCAATGCAAAGCTCCTGATATGGGATGGCGATATCACAGTGGACAAACTTACTTCCAGCCGAAAAGTACGTACCAAATTGTACCCCACCCTCCCCTACGAAGTCTGTTACTTAGAAACTTTCTTGCTTCGTTACTCAAGTAATATAACTTCGTTACTCAAGTAACTTCGTTAGTAAagtaatatagatataaacaCAAATTCAGAAAAGAGTGCTTTGATTCTACGGAGcacaaaaattgcataatCTAAATCGTATCTCGCAAGAGGCGTAATCGTTTGTGAGATTTCTTCCGCGAGGGgtatataagttaaaaaattttctaaaacgtgAAAAGATTCTCTATACGTATTAATACGCATAAAGCGCGACAACAAAATTACCAGGTCGGGTTTCACATCGACGCGACTGAACACACATGCTCGGCATTCTTATCTGACGCATCCCGTGTATGTGATAATTTCGCAGAACGTCACGCTGATGGGACAGTTCTGCAAGGACGACATACCGCGGCTTTGCGACCACAGCCTCCTGCGCAACAGCAGCCGTCACACGCGGCCGTGTAGCCTCGCGGAGAGTTACGTGTCGACCGGCCGCGATCTCACCCTCGAACACATATTGCGCCAGGGTAGCGCGCTATATCCGATAAGCTTCGTGCTGCGCTACGAGTTCGTCCACGAGGCCATCTCGTGTAACCACGTGTTCGCCTCGGCGCCATCGGCCTCATCTACGTCTTCCACATCGTCCTCATCCTCTtccttttcctcctcctcctcctcctcctcctcttcctcctcgtcGTCTTCGTCTTCTTCCTTGTCGCCCAACGCCGGGAAATTCGCGTCACCGAAGAACGTGTTCTTCTACGGTCGCGGCGGAGCGCAGAATCTCAGCTGCGTGTACAGATTCGAGGCCGAGGCCGATCACAGGATAGAGCTGTCCTTCGTCAGGGCCTCCTTCGGTGGCAAGAGCTGCGCGTCTTACGTGGACCCGTTGGTGAATCGATGGACCTGCGACCGCCGCATGGCGGATGTTAAGAAATTCGGCATGGCGGATATTGTGGTCGCTGAATATCCTTGGAAAGGAGTCGAACTGGTACGTTACGGCACATAACAAAATGttctttcatatttatttaattgtttttctctCATTAAAGAGGatcgctttaaaaaaaatctgtctCTAAAgatcgattttttatttccaagtATCTACGAATATTTTCGAGCTAGCTGTGATTCCCttgtctttttttacaattgttgTAATTCTCTGTTCTTAGGTTCGCGATTGTCTGTGCTCGAACGTGAGCGAGAAAATCGTCGTGCGAACTCTGACATCGAACGTGGTGGAGGTCAGGTTTGCTATCACGCTCATGAATGTGACCCAGGATTACCGAGACTTCTTCTTCGAGGGGGAATACCGTTTCGTCCCGGTAGGGGCGGAATCGAACGAGCACGGGTGCTCGTCGAAACTCGAGGAGCGACGATTGCGCGGCACCAGCGGCGAGATCTCCCTCAGGAGCCCGCTGCCGCGGATGATCTCCGGCTTGGCCGCGGTGGAGGAGATCCTGACGAACACGGAGGACCTCACGGCTACGCAATGCGTGAACGAACCGTGGCTGATCGAGCCCGAGGACGCGCGCATGAATTTTCTATACTTGAGAACCGCCGGCTACGGCATCACCCTGGACAATGTCGAGGAGTGCACGACCCTAAACCGAATCGTCGTCTACTCGGCCGCGAACACGAAGGAGCGCAGCGTGATCTGCCCGGAGGGCGGTGCCGATACCACCAGGACCGTCGACTTCTTCTCGGGTGGTTGGAATTACAGTGCCGTGAACGCGAGCGTGGCGATGGCGCAGCACTCCCGCAGCTTCGTCGTGGAGTTCCTTCAGCGGGAACCCGGTTTCTACGCCGTCACGTGGATCGCGATCTCCAAGCGCTCGCCGGCCGCGCCCAGTGTGGGCGCCAACGCGTTTGCCATATTGCCCGCGGAAGATTGCCCATACAGGTTTGTCGTTTGTGATTTccattgtataaaataacttctctatttaataaatcggaataaaatcatttaattcTCGCTCTCCCTTTCTGTTCATCAGATGTCCGGAGATCCAAGCGTGCATCAGCGCTGTCCTATGGTGCGACGGTGTGCGTCACTGTCCCTCGGGCTTCGACGAGGAGGAGGCCAATTGCTCGTACCGCTTCGGGGTGACGTTGCTCTACGTCGCGGTGGGCGCCGGTGCCCTCGGTATATTCCTGATCCTCCTGCTGGCGACCGGCTGTCTCAAGTATTGCCTCTACCGGCACAAGGCGcgcaagaagaagaagaacgtCGCCCTGAACGTTAATCATCTCCACGTGAACCACACCCACCACAACAACGGCTTGACCGGGAGCCGGTTGAGCGGACGCTACAACCTAGCCACGCCCCAGGAAATGTACCTGGAGAATTACGGGAAGGACAGTATTTGTTGACAATACGCCATCGCCAATATCGAGACCACCGTGTGAATAGtcatgatttttaaattgccTACCTCGCTCGGGGCCCCTCTCCCTTCTCCCCCTTCCCGCCCTCCTCATCCTCCTCCACCAGTTTCCATCAATCCCTTGAGTAACGGACCGAAGTGTACGGCAGCCAAACAGCCCCCATCCCGAAGgcacgcacacacatgcacacagaGACTTACATGcgttcacacacacactcacacacacacacacacacacacactcacacacgTATACATACTCTCTCGCAGTAATCGTACGAAATCCCGTAGAGTATATCCGAAGCGCATAGAAGCGAGCGCACGAGACGTGCGCGCTCGGTAGCCACCTTGGCTGGTGGCGAAACATAGGTTCCAGTTCTATTCCTCTAATCGAATCATAACAATCGGCTTGTCTTGAATAAGCGAATCGCAATTCGACTCATTAAATAGGGGTGTATGATAATCGCCGAGCTTGTCGCGCGCGAGAATGGACGACGGAGCGACGACGCCTGGAATGCTTCAGGAAAAGGAGTCGCGACGAGAGGTAGAGGTATATACGCACCTCGTACGCTCGTGTATATGGCATTTACGATAAACACCGCAGTATCATGGTAGGTTTAGATACACACGATTTAGGagtaaaaaagaagagaaaga
This sequence is a window from Monomorium pharaonis isolate MP-MQ-018 chromosome 3, ASM1337386v2, whole genome shotgun sequence. Protein-coding genes within it:
- the LOC105838572 gene encoding uncharacterized protein LOC105838572, giving the protein MLVCRRLLLIAAAITASIEAGSASYHLGISSSDYSGYPGGYAVYSGATSPESSPSSSSSTSGPTAEPAAGNTEPLCRPSEFQCGTTGHCVAQDKYCDGENDCDDKSDEPRYCTPCNRTLYGDVGRTYRVEIRRPREDRLPFLCHLNFTAAGSDLGDLVQLTFDTFTVGRFLSFTSEGCPDGFMTIREEGRPATGGQWCGSAWGYTVYYSETPSINLTLYLLRLSEQGIGYNFDFKLSYKFLRRSEAHLRYGNSSMSTWRGELVNGTYCDRVLTKCDTRACRLQSPNYPGVYPRNVTCYYRVEQNRAPVGHRALLAVSQRNSHKIHIKDQVVKYDRSQRVLRVWDQCNVVQDYLTVYDGGSTSDRVLVRLCGGDAVPDIISSHNTMLLEFHTSPYDNPFHPVPLSFLPGFELEVQVIFVDEKSRSFVKENDNCDFYISGDENSSGILENPKHSLPPNTTCRYHFQGKLNEIVWLSFVKYYAASVEAAASIDTTADCNAKLLIWDGDITVDKLTSSRKNVTLMGQFCKDDIPRLCDHSLLRNSSRHTRPCSLAESYVSTGRDLTLEHILRQGSALYPISFVLRYEFVHEAISCNHVFASAPSASSTSSTSSSSSSFSSSSSSSSSSSSSSSSSSLSPNAGKFASPKNVFFYGRGGAQNLSCVYRFEAEADHRIELSFVRASFGGKSCASYVDPLVNRWTCDRRMADVKKFGMADIVVAEYPWKGVELVRDCLCSNVSEKIVVRTLTSNVVEVRFAITLMNVTQDYRDFFFEGEYRFVPVGAESNEHGCSSKLEERRLRGTSGEISLRSPLPRMISGLAAVEEILTNTEDLTATQCVNEPWLIEPEDARMNFLYLRTAGYGITLDNVEECTTLNRIVVYSAANTKERSVICPEGGADTTRTVDFFSGGWNYSAVNASVAMAQHSRSFVVEFLQREPGFYAVTWIAISKRSPAAPSVGANAFAILPAEDCPYRCPEIQACISAVLWCDGVRHCPSGFDEEEANCSYRFGVTLLYVAVGAGALGIFLILLLATGCLKYCLYRHKARKKKKNVALNVNHLHVNHTHHNNGLTGSRLSGRYNLATPQEMYLENYGKDSIC